One window of Staphylococcus chromogenes genomic DNA carries:
- the comGD gene encoding competence type IV pilus minor pilin ComGD has translation MFHKEGFTLIEFLLVLTIISLTLFLTVTNQQSLIPTFDLETQVAKLTSEIDYYQSLAIKHKQPVLLVFRPYHNDIKIQIGNEKPFYDSLSPLILLNSSNLDYIQFNTHGHITKFGTLKFLYHQQKFKLIFHIEQGRYRVSLEN, from the coding sequence TTGTTTCATAAAGAAGGATTTACTTTAATAGAATTTTTATTGGTTCTTACGATTATTTCTTTAACTTTGTTTTTAACTGTTACAAATCAGCAATCCCTCATTCCTACATTTGATTTAGAAACACAAGTAGCTAAGCTCACAAGTGAAATTGATTACTATCAGTCTCTAGCTATTAAACACAAACAACCCGTATTACTTGTATTTCGTCCGTACCATAATGACATTAAAATACAAATAGGAAATGAAAAACCTTTTTATGATTCATTGTCACCACTCATTTTATTAAATTCATCGAACCTTGATTACATTCAATTTAATACTCATGGACACATTACAAAGTTTGGAACTTTAAAGTTCTTATATCACCAGCAGAAGTTTAAACTCATTTTCCACATTGAACAAGGGAGGTATCGTGTATCTTTAGAAAACTAA
- the pstB gene encoding phosphate ABC transporter ATP-binding protein PstB: protein MNNIKELEKHTEKVNDSHEKQPFIAKDQTEKHETLSDRERRVVYSTQNLDLWYGEQHSLKNVNLDILEKNVTAIIGPSGSGKSTYVKALNRMVELVPTVKTSGKILYRDQNIFDKSYPVEKLRTNVGMVFQQPNPFPKSIYDNITYGPRIHGIKDKKILDEIVEKSLRGAAIWDELKDRLDQNAYGLSGGQQQRVCIARCLAIEPDVILMDEPTSALDPISTLRVEELVQDLKKDYSIIIVTHNMQQAARVSDKTAFFLNGYVNEYDDTDKIFSNPSDKQTEDYISGRFG from the coding sequence ATGAATAACATAAAAGAACTTGAAAAACATACAGAAAAAGTAAACGATAGTCATGAGAAACAACCGTTTATTGCAAAAGATCAAACCGAAAAACATGAGACATTAAGTGATCGTGAAAGACGTGTCGTATATTCTACACAAAATTTAGACTTATGGTACGGCGAACAACATTCTCTTAAAAATGTTAACCTTGATATTTTAGAAAAAAATGTCACTGCAATCATTGGGCCATCGGGTTCTGGGAAGTCCACATATGTAAAAGCTTTAAATCGTATGGTGGAACTTGTGCCAACAGTAAAAACTTCAGGAAAAATCTTATATCGCGATCAAAATATTTTTGATAAAAGTTATCCTGTAGAAAAATTACGTACAAATGTCGGTATGGTTTTCCAACAACCGAATCCATTTCCTAAATCCATTTACGATAATATTACTTATGGTCCACGCATTCACGGAATTAAAGATAAAAAAATATTAGATGAAATTGTTGAAAAATCTTTGCGCGGAGCTGCGATTTGGGATGAATTAAAAGACCGTTTAGACCAAAACGCCTATGGTTTATCAGGCGGTCAACAACAACGCGTATGTATCGCACGTTGTTTAGCAATTGAACCAGATGTTATTTTGATGGATGAACCTACTTCAGCGCTTGACCCTATTTCTACATTACGTGTAGAGGAATTAGTACAAGACCTTAAAAAGGATTATTCTATCATTATTGTGACGCACAACATGCAACAAGCTGCGCGTGTTTCAGATAAAACTGCATTTTTCTTAAATGGCTATGTAAATGAATACGATGATACTGATAAAATCTTTTCAAACCCTTCAGATAAACAAACTGAAGATTATATTTCAGGAAGATTTGGATAA
- a CDS encoding MTH1187 family thiamine-binding protein, translated as MAIVDVVVIPVGTNGPSVSKYIAEIQVELEKFKQQGKIDYQLTPMNTLIEGDLEDLLEVVKTIHELPFNKGLDRVCTNIRIDDRRDKKRKMNDKLKSVQKHLS; from the coding sequence TTGGCTATTGTTGATGTTGTAGTAATACCTGTAGGTACAAATGGACCTAGTGTAAGTAAATACATTGCGGAAATTCAAGTTGAACTTGAAAAATTCAAACAACAGGGAAAAATCGATTATCAACTTACACCGATGAACACCTTAATAGAAGGGGATTTAGAAGATTTACTAGAGGTTGTTAAAACGATACACGAACTTCCATTTAATAAAGGATTAGATCGTGTATGTACAAATATTCGTATTGATGATCGAAGAGACAAAAAGCGGAAAATGAATGACAAATTAAAATCTGTTCAAAAACATTTATCATAA
- the rpmG gene encoding 50S ribosomal protein L33, whose protein sequence is MRRVYMRVNVTLACTECGDRNYISTKNKRTNPERIEMKKFCARENKHTLHRETK, encoded by the coding sequence ATGAGGAGGGTTTATATGCGTGTCAACGTAACTCTTGCTTGTACAGAATGTGGAGATCGTAACTACATTTCAACTAAAAACAAACGAACAAATCCAGAACGTATTGAAATGAAAAAATTCTGTGCTCGCGAAAACAAACATACATTACATCGTGAAACTAAATAA
- a CDS encoding competence type IV pilus minor pilin ComGF — protein sequence MIQSILIAIIPILFYVLIQFKSLVIYDDTYTFELMVKELSDSIGKAQLSQIKVEHHKITLPLQHETITYAYDNQKLIKTVNGKGNITVLHQVSEAKFKKVYKHHLLMNIKYKVGKEWRSHEVLF from the coding sequence ATGATTCAATCTATACTTATTGCTATCATTCCTATTTTATTTTACGTATTAATACAATTTAAATCGCTTGTTATTTACGATGATACTTATACATTTGAATTAATGGTCAAAGAATTAAGTGATTCTATTGGTAAAGCACAATTATCTCAAATAAAAGTTGAACATCATAAAATTACATTGCCATTACAACACGAAACCATCACATACGCTTATGATAATCAAAAATTAATAAAAACAGTGAATGGTAAAGGTAATATTACTGTTTTACATCAAGTGTCTGAAGCCAAATTCAAAAAAGTATATAAACATCATCTCCTCATGAATATTAAATATAAAGTTGGTAAGGAGTGGAGATCTCATGAAGTTCTCTTCTAA
- the phoU gene encoding phosphate signaling complex protein PhoU, translating to MVIRKRYEGQLNELFKDIRTLGLRTYSMIDQSIRVLTDSQVTHARKIIKNDTEINKLEYDVNEKVVMLITKQQPMAKDLRLMMSALKIASEFERMGDNAANIAKIRTRVKFSDKYLVMRLEAMGRLALLMLKDLNDAAKDDDLDLVKEIIERDKDIDDLYKQIVNSSYLIDNDPFVAGQAHLVARYLERIGDHIVNIAEHIYYFITGERYESYDN from the coding sequence ATGGTCATTAGAAAACGCTATGAAGGACAGTTAAACGAGTTATTTAAAGATATTCGCACACTGGGTCTTCGCACTTATTCAATGATAGATCAATCTATTCGTGTTCTAACAGATAGCCAAGTCACACATGCAAGAAAAATCATAAAAAATGATACTGAAATTAATAAACTTGAATATGATGTTAATGAAAAAGTAGTCATGTTGATTACGAAACAACAGCCAATGGCGAAAGATTTACGTTTAATGATGTCAGCGTTAAAAATTGCTTCAGAGTTTGAAAGAATGGGTGACAACGCCGCAAATATTGCCAAAATCCGTACACGTGTTAAATTTTCAGACAAGTATCTCGTTATGAGATTAGAAGCCATGGGCCGACTAGCCTTATTGATGCTTAAAGATTTGAATGATGCGGCAAAAGATGATGATTTAGATTTAGTGAAAGAAATTATCGAACGAGATAAGGATATCGATGATTTGTACAAACAAATTGTCAACTCATCATACTTAATCGATAACGATCCCTTTGTGGCAGGACAAGCACATTTAGTCGCTAGATATTTAGAACGTATTGGTGACCATATTGTTAACATCGCCGAACATATTTATTATTTTATTACTGGTGAACGTTACGAATCATATGACAATTAA
- the comGA gene encoding competence type IV pilus ATPase ComGA, whose protein sequence is MQLLLDHVLQYAITHDASDVHFIPTASQVDVKLRIKDNLKTFDTLNLETYQRILTLLKFKSGLDVSSRHRAQSGRYIYEYQELYYLRVSTLPLNLGTESCVIRITPQIFQTDKLQTTNDIRKIMEKKQGLILFSGPTGAGKSTLMYQMVVYAKEILNLNIITIEDPVEQLVNGITQISVNEKADITYGSSLKAILRCDPDVILIGEIRDKQIAKEVTQASLSGHLVLPTIHANDCQGVLLRLIEMGITKQDLIQSLNMIVNQRLITTKNNDRRLVYETMTSLDIQYFLNHNFTLPDSFKSLSEKLYDLQKEGEIDEQTLRKYKK, encoded by the coding sequence ATGCAGTTATTATTAGACCATGTATTACAGTATGCCATAACCCATGACGCTTCAGATGTCCACTTTATTCCAACCGCTTCCCAAGTTGATGTAAAATTGAGAATAAAAGATAACTTAAAGACATTTGACACTCTGAATCTAGAGACATACCAAAGAATTTTAACTTTACTCAAGTTCAAATCAGGTTTAGATGTTTCTTCACGCCATAGAGCTCAAAGTGGGCGATACATCTATGAGTACCAAGAACTGTATTATTTGCGTGTTTCTACATTACCACTAAACTTGGGCACTGAAAGTTGTGTAATAAGAATAACGCCGCAAATATTTCAGACAGACAAACTTCAAACCACTAACGACATTCGTAAAATAATGGAGAAAAAACAAGGACTCATCTTATTTAGTGGCCCAACAGGAGCTGGTAAAAGTACACTCATGTATCAAATGGTCGTTTATGCTAAAGAAATATTAAATTTAAATATTATTACTATAGAAGACCCTGTAGAGCAGCTCGTTAATGGCATTACTCAAATTTCTGTAAATGAAAAAGCAGACATCACATATGGTAGTTCTCTTAAAGCTATTTTACGTTGTGATCCTGATGTTATATTAATCGGGGAGATACGAGACAAACAAATTGCCAAAGAAGTGACGCAAGCAAGTTTAAGTGGACATCTCGTCTTGCCAACGATTCATGCGAATGATTGTCAAGGTGTCTTATTAAGACTCATTGAAATGGGCATTACCAAACAAGATTTAATACAATCATTAAATATGATCGTTAATCAAAGACTAATCACAACTAAAAACAACGATAGAAGATTAGTCTATGAAACCATGACAAGTTTAGACATTCAATACTTTCTAAACCACAATTTTACATTGCCAGATTCATTTAAAAGTTTAAGTGAAAAACTTTATGACTTACAAAAGGAAGGGGAGATTGATGAACAAACTTTACGAAAGTATAAAAAATAA
- the comGB gene encoding competence type IV pilus assembly protein ComGB, with product MNKLYESIKNKYQMYLLKKQHLTLMIRLHALLSHGFTLVEAMTFLFKQLNVKDKTLVNSFTLMLKNGSTCYELLKFLKFPNTILMQLYFAERYSTLPSTLKQCHIFYKQNQKLVSQFYKSIQYPLLLLLIFIFLIIILNHTVMPEFQSMYQSMDIKENPLQHMLQRFIAYFPYIFLITLIICLLFYYLFKKWLNRQSMSRQIKILSHLPILKSYYRLYITYQITNQFALFFKNGISLNDIVHIYMKQKESLFLQYLGVTLRDELNEGKQFTDIMRQFSCFEPRFIDYIEQGEKRDKLDIELIIYSQFLLDHIQEYIRKHISFIQPIMFVLIGCLILSVYLVMMLPIFEMIQTIEK from the coding sequence ATGAACAAACTTTACGAAAGTATAAAAAATAAATATCAAATGTACTTACTAAAAAAACAGCATTTAACTCTAATGATTCGCTTGCACGCATTATTATCTCATGGATTTACCCTTGTAGAAGCCATGACTTTTCTATTCAAACAATTAAATGTAAAAGATAAAACACTTGTAAATAGCTTCACACTAATGCTTAAGAATGGAAGTACATGCTATGAACTTCTGAAATTCTTAAAATTTCCTAACACTATCCTCATGCAGCTGTATTTTGCAGAAAGGTACAGTACCCTTCCAAGTACGTTAAAACAATGTCACATTTTCTACAAGCAAAATCAAAAATTAGTTTCCCAATTTTATAAAAGTATTCAGTATCCTTTATTGTTATTACTCATTTTTATCTTTTTAATTATTATTTTAAATCATACTGTGATGCCTGAATTTCAATCGATGTACCAGTCTATGGACATCAAAGAAAATCCGTTGCAACATATGCTACAACGTTTTATTGCCTATTTTCCATATATTTTCCTCATAACTTTAATTATTTGCCTTTTGTTTTATTACTTATTTAAGAAATGGTTAAACCGACAATCCATGTCTCGGCAAATCAAAATTTTATCTCATTTGCCCATATTGAAAAGCTATTATCGTCTTTACATCACTTACCAAATCACTAACCAATTTGCTTTATTTTTTAAAAATGGAATATCACTTAACGATATCGTTCACATTTATATGAAACAAAAAGAAAGCCTTTTTTTACAATACCTTGGAGTCACACTACGAGATGAACTTAATGAAGGGAAACAGTTTACTGATATTATGCGTCAATTCTCATGTTTTGAACCTAGATTTATCGATTATATCGAGCAAGGTGAGAAAAGGGACAAATTGGATATTGAATTAATAATATATTCTCAATTTTTACTTGATCATATTCAAGAATATATTAGAAAGCATATTAGCTTTATCCAACCCATTATGTTTGTTTTAATTGGATGTCTTATTCTTTCAGTTTATTTAGTAATGATGTTACCGATTTTTGAAATGATTCAAACAATTGAAAAGTAA
- a CDS encoding 5-formyltetrahydrofolate cyclo-ligase — protein MSKKEMRKSTLALMRGLNKNVKSKADSFLFQQLIEHDKFKNAQNIGVVLSMPHEVETDSIIKYALEQNKSVFVPSTNYDAHIMQFQQLEKLDQVELDEKSIRYVNADTLIHNELDLVIVPGVVFNHAGYRIGYGGGYFDQFLSKYQPSTISLIYDIQLSDQLPVEPHDYPVQELIIAKT, from the coding sequence ATGAGTAAAAAAGAAATGCGAAAATCAACGCTTGCTTTGATGCGAGGACTTAATAAAAACGTTAAATCAAAAGCAGATTCCTTTTTGTTTCAGCAACTCATTGAACATGACAAATTTAAAAATGCTCAAAATATTGGGGTTGTTTTATCTATGCCTCATGAGGTTGAAACAGATTCGATAATTAAATACGCCCTTGAGCAAAATAAATCAGTTTTTGTACCTTCTACGAATTATGATGCGCATATTATGCAGTTTCAACAACTTGAAAAACTTGACCAAGTGGAACTAGATGAAAAATCTATTCGATACGTTAATGCAGATACATTAATTCATAATGAATTAGATTTAGTCATTGTACCTGGAGTTGTATTCAATCATGCTGGTTATCGTATTGGTTACGGTGGCGGTTATTTCGATCAGTTTCTTTCTAAATATCAGCCTTCAACGATAAGTTTAATATATGATATCCAATTATCCGATCAATTACCTGTAGAACCCCATGACTATCCGGTACAAGAATTAATCATTGCAAAAACATAG
- a CDS encoding ROK family glucokinase: MKKDLILAADVGGTTCKLGIFNDQLERIAKWSIETDISDPSGRVLLEQIYTAFVKKCKDMHLDMSRVIGLGIGIPGPVEFETGIIHGAVNLNWPSKVNVKAILSEFVGFPVYVDNDANVAALGEKHNGAGNQADDVVAITLGTGLGGGIISNGEIVHGHNGSGAELGHIRVDHDQRFQCNCGKSGCIETVASATGVVNLVNFYYPKLTFKSSILPLIKENRVTAKAVFDAAKAGDQFCIFITERVAQHIAYLASIISVTTNPRYIILGGGMSEAGDILIENIKTEYRHLTFTPAQENTEIVRAKLGNDAGITGAAGLIKTYVIEKERI, translated from the coding sequence ATGAAAAAAGATTTAATTTTAGCTGCCGATGTTGGTGGCACAACTTGTAAACTTGGTATCTTTAATGATCAACTCGAACGTATAGCAAAATGGTCAATAGAGACAGATATATCAGATCCGAGCGGACGAGTTCTTCTTGAACAAATTTATACGGCTTTCGTAAAAAAATGTAAAGACATGCACTTGGATATGAGCCGAGTGATTGGTTTAGGGATTGGTATCCCGGGCCCAGTTGAATTTGAAACAGGAATTATCCATGGTGCAGTAAATTTAAATTGGCCAAGTAAAGTCAATGTTAAGGCAATACTTTCTGAATTTGTAGGTTTTCCCGTCTATGTCGATAATGATGCAAATGTTGCAGCGCTAGGTGAAAAACACAATGGGGCAGGTAATCAAGCCGATGATGTGGTTGCCATAACTTTGGGTACAGGTTTAGGTGGGGGCATCATCTCAAATGGAGAAATTGTCCACGGTCACAATGGTTCTGGTGCTGAACTAGGACACATACGTGTCGACCATGATCAACGTTTTCAGTGTAATTGTGGCAAATCTGGCTGTATTGAAACTGTCGCCTCTGCAACAGGTGTCGTTAATTTAGTTAACTTTTATTATCCTAAATTAACTTTTAAATCCTCTATATTACCTTTAATTAAAGAAAATAGAGTCACAGCTAAAGCTGTATTCGATGCAGCTAAGGCCGGTGATCAGTTCTGTATATTTATTACTGAACGTGTCGCCCAGCATATTGCTTATTTAGCAAGTATTATAAGTGTGACAACAAACCCAAGGTATATTATTTTAGGTGGGGGCATGTCAGAAGCGGGTGACATTTTAATTGAAAATATCAAAACAGAATATCGACACCTTACTTTCACACCCGCCCAAGAAAATACAGAAATCGTAAGAGCGAAACTTGGAAACGATGCCGGTATTACAGGAGCTGCCGGATTAATTAAAACTTATGTTATTGAAAAGGAGCGTATTTAA
- a CDS encoding MBL fold metallo-hydrolase has product MEISYLPLGFVSTNTYFVTNDSSLLLIDPAGESHKIINKIKELNKPLVAILLTHAHFDHIAALDDILAEYDVPVYMHENEIDFLQNPEKNGSAKFKEMGLPIITSKASPKTISEGKIALHGFDIDVLFTPGHSPGSLSYVFKDFAVVGDTLFNNGIGRTDLYQGDYETLVDSIKEKLFELDETMPIYPGHGASTTIENEYFNPYLNG; this is encoded by the coding sequence ATGGAGATCTCATATTTACCATTAGGTTTTGTGAGTACTAATACTTATTTTGTTACGAATGATTCGTCACTTCTTTTAATTGACCCAGCAGGCGAATCTCATAAAATCATTAATAAAATTAAAGAACTAAATAAGCCCTTAGTTGCTATTTTACTTACTCATGCACATTTTGATCATATTGCCGCATTAGATGATATATTAGCGGAATATGATGTTCCAGTCTATATGCACGAAAATGAAATTGATTTTCTTCAAAACCCTGAAAAAAATGGGTCAGCAAAATTCAAAGAAATGGGACTTCCAATTATTACAAGTAAAGCATCACCAAAAACAATATCTGAAGGCAAAATAGCTTTACATGGTTTTGATATAGATGTTTTATTTACACCTGGTCATTCACCTGGTAGTCTCTCGTATGTCTTTAAGGATTTTGCTGTTGTAGGGGATACATTATTTAATAATGGTATTGGACGTACAGATTTATATCAAGGTGACTATGAAACTTTAGTCGACTCTATTAAAGAAAAACTTTTCGAACTAGACGAAACAATGCCTATTTATCCAGGCCATGGTGCAAGCACGACAATTGAAAATGAATATTTTAATCCATATTTAAATGGTTAA
- a CDS encoding rhomboid family intramembrane serine protease, producing the protein MLEEKYQWKAAYLWIKYLHYQCVHYDKEKNEVWLAHHKRGHIVIFKYDDFTTQELKFTYERLKEHQHDIDHFLTFKVRKYDVYLLNEKEMDISAFHTHHPVKIQFHQIKSKKELLQLNKHPLLNRELRSKDTKPLTYFKQRTLNQNPIEHAMYRFAPMTYSLIAINVLIWLCILLFVPHKTDLEIISLGALSHFNFVHGEIYRLITSLFLHLNFEHLLFNMLSLFIFGKLVESFIGHWRTLVVYLFAGVMGNLFSLAFINSSFSLGASGAIFGLLGALIAMMLISQKFTQKMMLQIIVAAIIMAVITLFMRNVNIIAHLTGLFAGGFIVYIGYYYKTYKKGFKILLIILGILVVGLLIRIFLIDDINIYNKIVQNEMNNGELSEAKHMIRETMDKGYADDETYYLSGLVIAAKDSKAEAMAEWERGLRIFPKSVPLNYQMAIANRSLGDNKSAKKFVKQALNSNPQNKNAINLKKELDD; encoded by the coding sequence ATGTTAGAAGAAAAATATCAGTGGAAAGCTGCCTATCTATGGATAAAATATTTACATTATCAATGTGTTCATTATGATAAAGAGAAAAACGAAGTGTGGTTAGCACATCACAAAAGAGGTCACATTGTCATTTTTAAATATGATGATTTTACGACTCAAGAATTAAAGTTTACTTATGAAAGACTAAAAGAACATCAGCATGACATCGATCATTTTTTAACGTTTAAAGTCCGAAAATATGATGTCTATTTACTAAATGAAAAGGAAATGGATATCAGCGCTTTTCACACGCACCATCCTGTAAAAATACAATTTCATCAAATAAAATCCAAAAAGGAATTGTTACAACTTAATAAACATCCTTTGTTAAATAGAGAATTGCGTTCTAAGGATACAAAACCACTCACATATTTTAAACAGCGCACACTGAATCAAAATCCAATTGAACATGCCATGTACCGGTTCGCACCTATGACTTATAGTTTAATTGCGATAAATGTCCTTATTTGGCTATGTATATTATTATTTGTCCCACATAAAACTGATTTAGAAATCATCAGTTTAGGTGCGCTTTCACATTTTAATTTTGTACATGGCGAAATTTATAGATTAATTACTTCTCTATTTTTACATTTGAATTTTGAGCATTTACTGTTTAACATGCTTTCGCTTTTTATTTTTGGTAAACTTGTTGAATCCTTTATTGGCCACTGGCGAACACTCGTCGTTTATCTTTTTGCCGGCGTAATGGGAAACCTCTTTTCACTTGCGTTTATCAATTCAAGTTTCTCTTTAGGGGCGAGTGGCGCAATATTTGGTCTATTAGGCGCACTAATCGCTATGATGCTCATAAGTCAAAAATTCACACAAAAAATGATGTTACAGATAATAGTTGCTGCGATTATAATGGCGGTTATTACGCTATTTATGCGCAACGTAAATATTATTGCTCATCTTACTGGTCTCTTTGCCGGAGGTTTCATCGTTTACATAGGATATTACTACAAAACATATAAAAAGGGGTTTAAAATTCTTTTAATCATCTTAGGTATCCTAGTTGTTGGCCTGTTAATTCGTATTTTTTTAATCGATGATATTAACATTTATAATAAAATAGTACAGAACGAAATGAATAATGGTGAATTATCAGAAGCGAAACATATGATTCGTGAAACAATGGATAAAGGCTATGCTGACGATGAAACTTATTACCTTTCAGGATTAGTTATAGCGGCTAAAGATTCAAAAGCAGAAGCGATGGCTGAATGGGAAAGAGGATTACGAATATTCCCAAAATCTGTCCCTCTGAATTACCAAATGGCCATAGCTAACCGTTCACTCGGCGATAATAAAAGTGCCAAAAAATTTGTCAAACAAGCTTTAAATAGTAATCCTCAAAATAAAAACGCTATCAATTTAAAAAAAGAACTGGATGATTAA
- the pstA gene encoding phosphate ABC transporter permease PstA: protein MSLIDQSAVEKKLSGRMSKNKIFKALFFACTLIGLIILAILIIDILRKGLPVMSADFFTNFSSSSASTAGVKGALIGTLWLMMTLIPIALVLGVGSAIYLEEYAKDNAFTKFVKINISNLASVPSIVYGLLGATIFVALLKLGNSVIAAALTLALLILPVIIVASQEAIRAVPNSVKEASYGLGANKWQTIKNVVLPAAIPGIVTGVILAISRAIGETAPLVAIGIPTILLRTPNSILDSFQTLPLQIYDWARKPGLDFQALSSAAIIVLLIILLILNTIAVIIRNKFSKKY from the coding sequence ATGAGTTTAATAGATCAATCTGCTGTAGAGAAAAAGCTCTCTGGTCGTATGTCGAAAAACAAAATTTTCAAAGCTTTATTCTTCGCATGTACATTAATTGGATTAATCATTTTAGCGATTCTCATTATAGATATTTTAAGAAAAGGGCTTCCTGTAATGTCAGCTGACTTTTTCACAAATTTCTCTAGTTCATCAGCAAGTACAGCAGGTGTTAAAGGGGCATTAATTGGTACACTGTGGCTAATGATGACGTTGATTCCTATAGCCTTAGTCCTTGGTGTCGGTAGTGCGATTTACTTAGAAGAGTATGCTAAGGATAACGCTTTTACTAAATTCGTAAAAATAAACATTTCGAATTTAGCTTCTGTTCCTTCGATAGTATATGGTTTACTAGGCGCTACAATATTTGTGGCCTTACTAAAATTAGGAAACTCTGTTATTGCAGCTGCACTAACGCTTGCCTTATTAATTCTGCCGGTCATTATCGTAGCTAGCCAAGAGGCCATCCGTGCTGTTCCAAATTCCGTTAAAGAAGCTTCTTACGGTCTAGGCGCTAACAAGTGGCAAACCATCAAAAATGTTGTTTTACCGGCGGCGATACCTGGTATAGTAACAGGTGTTATTTTAGCAATTTCACGTGCAATTGGTGAAACTGCACCGCTTGTTGCTATTGGTATTCCAACGATATTATTACGTACGCCAAACAGTATCTTAGATTCATTTCAAACTTTACCATTACAAATTTATGATTGGGCACGTAAACCTGGATTAGATTTCCAAGCCTTGTCATCAGCAGCGATTATAGTATTGCTTATTATTTTGTTGATTTTGAATACTATAGCTGTAATCATTAGAAATAAATTTTCAAAGAAATATTAA
- a CDS encoding YqgQ family protein: MQTNLKTFYDVLQLLKQFGFIIYFDNEDDMLEMIEQEIRTLYKHELINNETFIQSKLLINQRRMKRG, from the coding sequence ATGCAGACCAATCTCAAAACATTTTATGATGTTTTACAATTATTAAAACAATTCGGCTTCATTATTTACTTTGACAATGAAGATGATATGCTAGAAATGATAGAGCAAGAGATCAGAACGCTTTATAAACATGAACTAATCAATAACGAAACGTTCATACAATCAAAATTGTTAATTAATCAAAGAAGGATGAAACGCGGATGA
- the comGC gene encoding competence type IV pilus major pilin ComGC, translating to MKLFKKLKENKGFTLIEMLLVLLIISVLLILIIPNIAKQSEHIQKTGCSAQLKLVESQIEAYTLKFNRKPSTIDELVQEGYIKENQKSCKNGDTIILRGGEAVVS from the coding sequence ATGAAATTATTTAAAAAGTTAAAAGAAAACAAGGGGTTTACGTTAATTGAAATGCTTTTAGTTTTGTTAATTATAAGTGTACTTTTAATACTAATTATTCCTAATATTGCTAAACAATCAGAACATATTCAAAAAACAGGTTGTTCAGCACAACTTAAATTAGTCGAAAGTCAAATTGAAGCATATACTTTGAAATTTAATCGAAAACCTTCAACAATCGACGAACTTGTTCAAGAAGGTTATATCAAAGAAAATCAAAAATCATGCAAAAATGGAGACACCATCATATTACGTGGCGGAGAAGCCGTTGTTTCATAA